In one Methanoculleus horonobensis genomic region, the following are encoded:
- a CDS encoding PAS domain-containing protein, with protein sequence MNRSQIPMSIFNHLQQPALVLDCEGRVIIWNNSMERYTGVPAEEIVGKGEYVHGKALFGEACPTLANCILTHSEAGSGHYHLLHHEGEELLAESRIPTRSGRAVVCMAAPLYDTGGRQIGAVETIRDAP encoded by the coding sequence ATGAATCGCAGCCAGATACCCATGAGTATCTTCAACCACCTCCAGCAGCCGGCGCTCGTCCTCGACTGCGAGGGGCGGGTGATCATCTGGAACAACAGCATGGAGCGGTACACCGGCGTTCCGGCGGAAGAGATCGTTGGAAAAGGTGAGTACGTCCATGGAAAAGCGCTGTTCGGGGAGGCGTGCCCCACACTGGCAAACTGTATCCTGACTCACAGTGAAGCCGGGAGCGGCCATTACCACCTGCTGCACCACGAAGGCGAAGAGTTGCTCGCCGAGTCGCGCATCCCCACGAGATCCGGGAGAGCGGTCGTCTGCATGGCCGCCCCCCTCTACGATACCGGCGGCCGACAGATCGGTGCGGTCGAGACCATCCGCGACGCTCCATAG
- a CDS encoding DUF432 domain-containing protein, with the protein MFGRYRGTFRREYNDILVEAESAGGLLTYRRRCEGKTFERILVSNTGEVVINPVEPVNLPKEITNFLQVEFSPMMIEPGASRTVYLKFPVEIGVFVESARDIEVLDVFALGTQKYALYGSPTNGVIARYYESVVYPEIPSVDPFREGVMELSIHNTCREWVEVSRVVFESTDMKIYYGDFVAATATMKLLTKTMAETDFIDAPLRPGMVKSVELYTARKIPAIDRGYLMEWGL; encoded by the coding sequence ATGTTCGGACGTTACAGAGGCACTTTTCGCCGTGAATACAACGATATTCTGGTGGAAGCCGAGAGCGCCGGAGGTCTCCTGACCTACCGGCGCAGGTGCGAAGGGAAGACGTTCGAGCGGATCCTGGTCTCGAATACGGGGGAGGTGGTCATCAACCCGGTCGAGCCGGTCAACCTCCCCAAGGAGATCACGAATTTCCTGCAGGTGGAGTTCTCCCCGATGATGATCGAGCCCGGCGCTTCCCGGACGGTCTACCTGAAGTTCCCCGTCGAGATCGGCGTCTTCGTGGAGTCTGCGCGGGATATCGAGGTGCTGGATGTTTTTGCTCTCGGCACCCAGAAATATGCGCTCTACGGCTCGCCGACGAATGGGGTCATCGCCCGGTACTACGAGAGCGTGGTCTACCCGGAGATCCCTTCCGTCGATCCCTTCCGCGAGGGGGTGATGGAACTCTCCATCCACAATACCTGCCGCGAGTGGGTGGAGGTGTCCCGGGTTGTCTTTGAGAGTACCGATATGAAGATCTACTACGGTGACTTCGTGGCGGCCACCGCCACGATGAAACTTCTCACCAAGACTATGGCGGAGACGGACTTCATCGACGCCCCGCTCCGGCCCGGGATGGTGAAGTCCGTCGAGCTCTACACGGCCCGCAAGATCCCGGCTATCGACCGCGGATACCTGATGGAGTGGGGTCTCTGA
- a CDS encoding mechanosensitive ion channel family protein: protein MAFNVTEIFEIPIGVGDITVERLLYFAVILTVGVIIAKVVATNVRRALSERLPVNERELLAKLVYYVIIVWAFVVALPQLEFDLSGLLVAGGIAGLVIGFASQSVVSNLISGLFLMFEHPIRIGDNINVADVSGSVEDIRVLSTVIKTYDGIYIRIPNEKVFTSNITNYVHNAARRFEYRIGIRYQDDANAAIRIAREVIETHPFALKSPAPSVFVDNLGDNSVNLTAYIWAPARNWWDVRTDLLWKIKQALEENGIEIPLPQRTVRFVDGSEGKNRGGEMNGEDE from the coding sequence ATGGCGTTCAACGTGACAGAGATCTTCGAGATCCCGATCGGCGTCGGGGATATCACCGTCGAGCGCCTCCTGTACTTCGCCGTTATCCTCACGGTCGGCGTTATAATCGCGAAGGTTGTCGCGACGAACGTCCGGCGGGCTCTCTCGGAACGGTTGCCCGTGAACGAGCGCGAACTGCTCGCGAAACTGGTCTACTACGTCATCATCGTCTGGGCGTTCGTCGTCGCTCTCCCGCAGCTCGAATTCGACCTCTCCGGTCTCCTGGTGGCCGGGGGCATCGCCGGGCTGGTCATCGGTTTTGCGAGCCAGAGCGTTGTTTCCAACCTGATCTCCGGGCTCTTTTTGATGTTCGAGCACCCGATCCGGATCGGCGACAACATCAACGTCGCCGACGTGAGCGGGAGTGTCGAGGACATCCGTGTCCTCTCGACCGTCATCAAGACCTATGACGGGATCTACATCCGGATCCCAAACGAGAAGGTCTTCACCTCGAACATCACGAACTACGTCCATAACGCGGCCCGGAGGTTCGAATACCGGATCGGCATCCGGTACCAGGACGACGCCAATGCAGCGATCCGGATCGCACGAGAGGTCATCGAGACCCACCCCTTCGCGCTCAAGAGCCCGGCGCCGTCGGTCTTCGTCGATAATCTGGGGGACAACAGCGTCAACCTGACCGCCTACATCTGGGCGCCGGCCCGGAACTGGTGGGACGTCCGGACGGATCTCCTCTGGAAGATCAAACAGGCGCTTGAAGAGAACGGCATCGAGATACCCCTCCCGCAGCGTACCGTCCGGTTTGTGGACGGGTCTGAGGGGAAGAACCGGGGTGGGGAGATGAACGGAGAGGACGAGTAA
- a CDS encoding MBL fold metallo-hydrolase, producing MFTVTEVYNNIPCREGLTADWGFSCLIEEAGLLFDTGAKGDVLLSNMRALGIGPAGIRRLVLSHDHWDHTGGIEAVLAANPAIEVYVHDAFSETTLSLIRKYTEPRIVTERTEIANGIAVTGPLGTDIREQSLVLSTPGGYLVVTGCAHPHIGRIIERVSDLGPVRGIIGGVHTVSGEEIDALAGVAYLSVSHCTNRIEELAERYPESFLPGGVGKTHRVG from the coding sequence ATGTTCACAGTGACCGAAGTCTACAACAACATCCCCTGCCGTGAGGGGCTCACGGCGGACTGGGGATTCTCCTGCCTGATAGAGGAAGCGGGGCTGCTCTTCGACACCGGGGCTAAAGGAGACGTGCTCCTATCCAATATGCGGGCGCTCGGCATCGGTCCTGCGGGCATCCGGCGCCTCGTCCTCTCCCACGACCACTGGGACCATACCGGCGGCATCGAAGCGGTTCTTGCTGCAAACCCGGCAATTGAGGTCTATGTCCACGACGCATTCTCGGAAACGACGCTCTCGCTGATCCGGAAGTATACCGAGCCGCGGATCGTGACGGAGCGGACGGAGATCGCGAACGGCATCGCCGTGACCGGGCCGCTCGGAACGGATATCCGGGAGCAGTCGCTCGTACTATCGACGCCGGGTGGTTACCTGGTCGTCACCGGGTGCGCACATCCCCACATCGGCCGGATCATCGAGCGGGTCTCGGATCTCGGGCCGGTTCGGGGCATCATCGGCGGGGTCCACACCGTCTCCGGCGAGGAGATCGACGCGCTCGCAGGGGTGGCGTACCTCTCGGTGTCGCACTGCACCAACCGGATCGAGGAACTCGCGGAGCGCTACCCGGAGTCGTTCTTGCCCGGCGGCGTCGGGAAGACGCACCGGGTGGGGTAA
- a CDS encoding SIMPL domain-containing protein, which yields MRGKAALLGIALMVLCAAVIGNVTAQLPEESRDKLIHVSGTGKVTTTPDEAVVVFAVETENTDVKTAQQQNAERMDAVVNALKRAGIPEKDIRTAGYNIIPVTETDSRGLTTSKVKYYRVVNSLEVTMNDVNRAGEIVDLAVANGANKVNRFAFTLSDAKQQEFRSQALTAAVAQARGDADAVAAAIGKTIVDVKEVNVGGSYVPMAYDGRYNMMEKAAGSAVATPLEVGEIDVTATVSISYIIS from the coding sequence ATGCGAGGAAAAGCAGCACTTCTGGGGATCGCCCTGATGGTTCTCTGTGCCGCGGTGATCGGCAACGTCACCGCACAGTTGCCGGAGGAATCCAGGGACAAACTGATCCATGTCTCCGGCACGGGCAAAGTGACGACCACGCCTGATGAGGCCGTCGTCGTCTTCGCGGTCGAGACCGAGAACACCGACGTCAAGACAGCACAGCAGCAGAACGCCGAGAGGATGGACGCTGTGGTCAACGCACTGAAGAGGGCGGGCATCCCGGAGAAAGACATCAGGACCGCCGGCTACAACATCATCCCGGTGACCGAGACCGACAGCCGGGGCCTGACAACGTCGAAGGTCAAGTACTACCGGGTCGTCAACAGCCTCGAGGTCACGATGAACGACGTGAACCGCGCAGGCGAGATCGTCGACCTCGCGGTCGCGAACGGTGCAAACAAGGTCAACCGGTTCGCGTTCACCCTGAGCGACGCAAAGCAGCAGGAGTTCCGGTCGCAGGCCCTGACCGCCGCGGTCGCACAGGCACGGGGTGACGCCGACGCCGTCGCCGCGGCCATCGGCAAGACCATCGTCGACGTCAAAGAGGTCAACGTCGGCGGCAGCTACGTGCCCATGGCCTACGACGGTCGCTACAATATGATGGAGAAGGCGGCGGGTTCAGCCGTCGCAACCCCGCTCGAGGTCGGCGAGATCGACGTGACCGCCACCGTCTCCATCTCCTACATCATCTCCTGA
- a CDS encoding potassium channel family protein: MKNLLSRYLARARKMQFHYLLASLVLLLAVYPYVSAGPSGPVALKVLSSFVLITGVYAVSNRRRQVVIAVLLAVPAFGLGWLQVITGNPALGSAESVFTLLFYAFTALVGLSRVLGTQRITTDTIYGAVSVYLLMGLTWATAYDLVEGITPGSFSAGPGEVLTFPAFIYYSFVTLATLGYGDITPITDQARSLAVLETVSGTLYIAVLIARLVAAAGWRTDAGDG, translated from the coding sequence GTGAAGAACCTTCTTTCCCGGTACCTCGCACGCGCGAGAAAGATGCAGTTCCACTACCTCCTCGCGTCGCTCGTCCTCCTGCTCGCCGTCTACCCCTACGTGAGCGCAGGGCCGAGCGGCCCGGTCGCCCTGAAGGTGCTCTCGTCCTTCGTCCTGATCACCGGTGTCTACGCCGTGAGCAATCGGCGACGGCAGGTCGTGATTGCCGTCCTCCTCGCTGTCCCCGCCTTCGGCCTCGGCTGGCTCCAGGTCATCACCGGGAACCCGGCACTCGGCAGCGCCGAGAGCGTCTTCACGCTCCTCTTCTACGCCTTCACCGCGCTTGTCGGCCTCTCGAGGGTGCTCGGGACACAGCGGATCACCACCGACACCATCTACGGCGCGGTCTCCGTCTACCTCCTCATGGGTCTCACCTGGGCGACGGCCTACGATCTCGTCGAGGGCATCACCCCGGGATCGTTCTCGGCCGGGCCGGGAGAGGTTCTCACCTTTCCTGCGTTCATCTACTACAGTTTCGTCACCCTTGCGACGCTTGGTTACGGCGACATCACGCCGATCACCGACCAGGCCAGATCGCTCGCCGTGCTCGAGACCGTGAGCGGGACGCTCTACATCGCCGTTCTGATCGCCCGCCTGGTGGCGGCGGCCGGATGGCGAACCGATGCCGGTGACGGGTGA
- a CDS encoding serine/threonine-protein kinase, with the protein MPPDRAGRAAVLLFVAALLLAAFAPAVSGAGGPPEHSSASPQGIESAGNSPNNDKNAGSGPNKGGGAPEETPTPQPPADPTVTPGGTPTVATATPTGGAAPEQDNPADNSPSPWLGVALALVLLGGGVVGAWYLKRPAGEETGAAATILADAYRTVLSRPAGFPPELAERYDRVAFVGRGGLGQVFSAVRRDDRRTVAVKIPAAYDEATGRTFMKEMRFWEDLVHENIVAVYSVNILPVPFVEMEYLPRTLEGLEKPLPPETAVRIAAGITAGIAYAHEKGVIHRDIKPSNILLSGDLTPKITDWGMSTTLAASRDTAIAGFTLAYAAPEQIAPERFGRADARTDIYQLGAVFYELVTGKPPNARESLAGLAEAIIREQPVPPSEIDPKLARLDPIILRCLAKDPGDRYQSAAELLEAIEALTGDAGAEKP; encoded by the coding sequence ATGCCGCCTGACCGGGCCGGGCGAGCGGCCGTCCTGCTCTTCGTCGCCGCGCTGCTTCTCGCAGCCTTCGCTCCTGCCGTCTCGGGCGCCGGAGGGCCGCCCGAACACTCAAGCGCCTCCCCCCAGGGCATCGAATCCGCCGGAAATAGCCCTAACAACGATAAGAACGCCGGTTCCGGCCCGAACAAGGGCGGAGGTGCACCAGAAGAGACGCCCACACCTCAGCCCCCGGCTGACCCGACCGTCACCCCCGGCGGAACCCCGACAGTGGCGACGGCAACCCCGACCGGGGGGGCTGCCCCCGAACAGGATAATCCGGCCGACAATAGCCCGTCCCCCTGGCTCGGGGTCGCTCTGGCTCTCGTACTGCTCGGTGGAGGGGTCGTTGGCGCCTGGTACCTGAAGCGGCCGGCCGGAGAGGAGACAGGGGCCGCCGCGACCATCCTTGCCGATGCATACCGGACAGTGCTCTCCCGCCCGGCAGGGTTCCCACCCGAACTTGCGGAGCGCTACGACCGGGTCGCCTTTGTCGGGAGAGGAGGGCTCGGGCAGGTCTTCTCGGCGGTCCGGCGCGATGACCGTCGAACCGTAGCGGTGAAGATCCCGGCCGCCTACGACGAGGCGACGGGGAGGACCTTCATGAAGGAGATGCGGTTCTGGGAAGACCTCGTCCACGAAAACATCGTGGCGGTCTACTCGGTCAACATCCTCCCGGTCCCATTTGTCGAGATGGAATACCTCCCACGGACGCTGGAGGGCCTGGAAAAACCCCTCCCGCCGGAGACCGCCGTCCGCATCGCTGCAGGCATCACCGCAGGGATCGCCTACGCCCACGAAAAGGGTGTGATTCATCGGGACATCAAGCCAAGCAACATCCTTCTTTCCGGCGACCTGACGCCGAAGATCACCGACTGGGGGATGAGCACGACACTGGCGGCGAGCCGGGACACCGCCATCGCAGGGTTCACCCTCGCCTACGCGGCCCCGGAGCAGATCGCCCCGGAACGGTTCGGCAGGGCCGACGCACGGACGGACATCTACCAGCTCGGCGCCGTCTTCTACGAACTGGTGACGGGGAAGCCGCCCAACGCCCGCGAGAGCCTCGCCGGGCTGGCCGAAGCAATCATCCGCGAGCAGCCCGTCCCTCCCTCGGAGATCGACCCGAAACTTGCACGACTCGACCCGATCATCCTCCGGTGCCTCGCCAAAGATCCCGGCGACCGCTACCAATCCGCCGCCGAACTCCTCGAGGCGATCGAGGCATTGACGGGCGATGCAGGAGCGGAGAAGCCGTGA
- a CDS encoding FHA domain-containing protein — protein sequence MTDDDSRTLILDVDNDDLQELSEYLDVLSSSTRLKILKAIERSPKDVRQISAAIETSYENTKKHLDKLMSIGVVRKEAGLSRPTAKGVHPVWKYSIVPGGLEAITRSLGLFANLRLTLTDSVLAKRLAGVRETFSGEFSGQPPAVILLGGAEDGRVFALAGESIPVGRADPGTPERAGEAIVLGEAYAAVTRVSKPHARLTRRRVDGTWLIEDCGSTGGTFVNGTPLEPGKQRELHDGDLIELAKGAPGATLVFVIPGGVPVPDAA from the coding sequence ATGACCGACGACGACTCAAGAACGCTTATCCTCGATGTAGACAACGACGACCTGCAGGAGCTCTCCGAATACCTGGACGTGCTGAGCAGCAGCACGCGTTTGAAGATTCTGAAAGCCATCGAACGAAGCCCGAAGGACGTCCGGCAGATCTCGGCCGCGATCGAGACGAGTTACGAGAACACAAAGAAGCATCTCGACAAACTGATGAGTATCGGGGTCGTCCGCAAAGAGGCCGGCCTCTCGCGCCCGACCGCAAAGGGGGTTCATCCGGTCTGGAAATACTCGATCGTGCCCGGGGGGCTCGAAGCGATCACAAGGAGCCTCGGACTGTTTGCGAACCTGAGACTGACCCTCACGGACTCCGTGCTCGCGAAAAGACTCGCCGGTGTCCGGGAGACGTTCTCGGGAGAGTTCTCCGGGCAGCCCCCGGCCGTCATCCTCCTCGGGGGCGCGGAGGACGGCAGGGTCTTTGCGCTCGCCGGGGAGAGCATCCCCGTAGGCCGGGCTGACCCGGGAACGCCCGAACGGGCCGGAGAGGCGATCGTCCTCGGCGAGGCATACGCGGCGGTCACCCGCGTCTCGAAGCCGCACGCCCGGCTCACCCGCCGCCGGGTGGACGGCACCTGGCTGATCGAGGACTGCGGCAGCACGGGCGGCACCTTCGTGAACGGCACGCCGCTTGAACCGGGCAAGCAGCGGGAACTTCACGACGGGGACCTCATTGAACTCGCGAAAGGCGCGCCGGGGGCAACCCTCGTCTTCGTCATTCCCGGGGGGGTGCCGGTGCCGGATGCCGCCTGA
- the polX gene encoding DNA polymerase/3'-5' exonuclease PolX: protein MENHSRVTNVEVAAILYEVADLLEIKGVRFKPQAYRRAALAIETLPESIGDLERRGDLDEIPGVGRAIAAKIREILETGSLGYLSSLRAELPEGVQHLTRLEGIGPKKAIALSRELGVRTVDDLEAKALAGRIRDLPGFGEKTEANILASIQLSRTAEERRLLGKILPVARDIERRLASLPSVRQVSLAGSIRRRKETIGDVDILATSARPEEVMEVFATLPGVERVLVRGTTKTSVVLSTGIQVDLRVVEDEHFGAALQYFTGSKEHNIVMRKLAIARNWRLNEYGLVDLATGGAVAGEDEAGIYRALGLAWIEPELRENRGEFEAARTGTLPDLVGYDVIRGDLHVHTTWSEGAHSIEEMAQAARTLGYEYIAICDHAESLRIARGLSPGRLADQMREIERINRESDDEFTLLTGTECNIGMDGTIDLPNSVLADLDVVVASVHSGFKQSESEMTERVLAAMQNDHVDIIGHPTGRILLSREPYRIDLAAIFEAAAALGVLMEINAFPARLDLSDINARSARGAGVRFSVASDAHRRENLRYMELGVATARRGWLTAGDIANTRPLSELRKILRS, encoded by the coding sequence ATGGAGAACCACTCAAGGGTGACGAACGTCGAGGTCGCGGCGATCCTCTACGAGGTCGCCGATCTCCTGGAGATCAAGGGCGTCCGGTTCAAGCCGCAGGCATACCGGCGGGCGGCGCTGGCGATCGAGACGCTGCCGGAGAGTATCGGCGATCTCGAGCGGAGAGGCGATCTCGACGAGATTCCCGGGGTGGGGAGAGCCATCGCCGCGAAGATCCGCGAGATCCTCGAGACCGGCAGCCTTGGATACCTCTCCTCTCTCCGGGCAGAACTCCCGGAAGGCGTGCAGCACCTTACCCGGCTCGAGGGGATCGGGCCGAAGAAGGCGATCGCCCTCTCCCGGGAACTCGGCGTCAGGACGGTCGACGACCTGGAGGCGAAGGCGTTGGCCGGTCGGATCCGCGATCTGCCCGGTTTCGGGGAGAAGACCGAAGCGAATATCCTCGCGAGCATCCAGTTGAGTCGGACGGCAGAGGAGCGCCGTCTTCTCGGAAAGATCCTTCCCGTCGCCAGGGATATCGAGCGGCGGCTTGCCTCGCTCCCGTCTGTCCGTCAGGTGAGCCTCGCCGGGTCGATCCGCCGGAGGAAAGAGACGATCGGGGACGTCGACATCCTCGCCACCTCAGCGCGTCCCGAGGAGGTGATGGAGGTCTTCGCCACCCTCCCCGGGGTCGAGCGCGTCCTCGTCCGGGGGACGACGAAGACCTCGGTGGTGCTCTCGACCGGCATCCAGGTCGATCTGCGGGTGGTGGAGGACGAACATTTCGGAGCCGCCCTCCAGTACTTCACGGGCTCGAAAGAGCACAACATCGTCATGCGCAAACTCGCGATCGCGAGGAACTGGCGGTTGAACGAGTACGGGCTCGTCGACCTTGCGACCGGCGGGGCGGTCGCGGGAGAGGACGAGGCCGGGATCTACCGCGCCCTCGGTCTCGCCTGGATCGAGCCGGAACTCCGGGAGAACCGGGGCGAGTTTGAGGCTGCCCGAACCGGAACCCTCCCCGATCTCGTCGGTTACGACGTGATCAGGGGCGACCTCCATGTCCACACCACCTGGAGCGAGGGCGCTCATTCCATCGAGGAGATGGCACAGGCAGCCCGGACGCTCGGCTACGAGTACATTGCCATCTGCGACCATGCAGAGAGCCTCCGTATCGCCCGCGGCCTCTCCCCCGGGCGTCTTGCCGACCAGATGCGGGAGATCGAGCGGATCAACCGGGAGAGCGATGACGAATTCACCCTTCTTACCGGCACCGAGTGCAACATCGGCATGGACGGCACGATCGACCTCCCGAACAGCGTCCTCGCCGACCTCGACGTGGTGGTGGCAAGCGTTCACTCGGGGTTCAAGCAGTCCGAGAGCGAGATGACCGAACGGGTGCTCGCGGCGATGCAGAACGATCACGTCGATATCATCGGCCACCCGACAGGAAGGATACTCCTCTCCCGTGAACCCTACCGGATCGATCTCGCCGCAATCTTCGAAGCCGCGGCAGCGCTCGGGGTGCTTATGGAGATCAACGCGTTCCCGGCCCGGCTGGACCTCTCCGACATCAATGCCCGTTCGGCCCGCGGGGCAGGCGTCCGGTTCTCGGTCGCCTCGGATGCCCATCGCCGTGAGAACCTCCGGTATATGGAACTCGGCGTCGCGACCGCCCGGCGGGGGTGGCTAACGGCCGGCGATATCGCCAACACCCGGCCGCTTTCAGAACTAAGAAAAATCCTGCGCTCTTAG
- a CDS encoding FKBP-type peptidyl-prolyl cis-trans isomerase → MAQAKEGDTVKVHYTGKLEDGTVFDTSEERTPIEFTIGSGQIIPGFERAVVGMEPGETKTMRVPPEEAYGPHREEMTITVDRGQFPEEINPEPGQQLQVQQPDGQAAVVVVSDVSESTVTLDANHPLAGQPLTFEIELVDIVSAKQEQAAG, encoded by the coding sequence ATGGCGCAGGCAAAAGAAGGCGACACCGTAAAGGTGCACTACACCGGAAAACTTGAAGACGGAACGGTCTTTGACACGTCAGAAGAACGAACGCCTATCGAGTTCACCATCGGCAGCGGCCAGATCATCCCCGGGTTCGAGCGGGCCGTGGTCGGCATGGAGCCGGGAGAGACGAAGACGATGAGGGTCCCGCCCGAAGAGGCATACGGCCCACACCGCGAGGAGATGACCATCACGGTGGACAGGGGACAGTTCCCCGAGGAGATCAACCCCGAACCCGGCCAGCAACTCCAGGTTCAGCAGCCGGACGGCCAGGCGGCCGTCGTCGTTGTGAGCGACGTCTCGGAGTCGACCGTGACGCTGGACGCAAACCATCCCCTTGCCGGCCAGCCCCTGACATTCGAGATCGAACTCGTGGATATCGTCAGCGCCAAGCAGGAGCAGGCAGCCGGGTAA
- a CDS encoding FkbM family methyltransferase, translating into MYRNHAGKPGIDPGNTSLFTTPDGVTFRRMPHGADAVYVVGEYRFDDIRPDEIVLDIGANVGAFCIRAARRSRHVLAVEPILTEALRENVARNGGGVDVVDGALGTGERVRIAWGERTLAVTTCTLEEFAAAAGGCDFLKCDCEGAEWFIRPQHLDGVRRIEMELHMPPIGGPVNRRLLDYIGEHYDFEIERTPGYDVKGVIGVLHAIRKGGR; encoded by the coding sequence ATGTATCGAAATCACGCCGGGAAACCCGGCATCGATCCCGGGAACACGTCCCTGTTCACCACCCCCGACGGGGTAACCTTCAGGAGGATGCCGCACGGAGCCGACGCCGTCTACGTCGTCGGCGAGTACCGCTTCGACGACATCCGGCCCGACGAGATCGTCCTGGACATCGGGGCCAACGTGGGCGCTTTCTGCATCCGGGCCGCCCGTCGTTCGAGGCACGTGCTGGCCGTCGAACCCATCCTCACAGAGGCGCTCCGGGAGAACGTCGCACGAAACGGCGGAGGTGTCGATGTGGTGGACGGGGCGCTCGGCACGGGGGAGAGAGTCCGGATCGCCTGGGGAGAGAGAACCCTCGCCGTGACGACCTGCACCCTCGAGGAGTTCGCCGCCGCGGCCGGGGGGTGCGACTTCTTAAAGTGCGACTGCGAGGGGGCGGAGTGGTTCATCAGGCCACAACACCTTGATGGGGTGCGCCGGATCGAGATGGAACTCCACATGCCCCCGATCGGGGGGCCGGTGAACAGGAGGCTCCTCGACTACATCGGGGAGCACTACGATTTTGAGATAGAGCGGACGCCCGGCTACGATGTGAAGGGCGTGATAGGGGTTCTGCACGCCATCCGAAAGGGCGGTAGATGA
- a CDS encoding glycosyltransferase codes for MAYMDGITCICENGRTLEDHRPIVGDEVISGIYRKAAVLQGRRILHVNSTYQSGGVAEMILSLVPLMNDVGIRTQWNILTGEGDFFTITKNFHNALQGQAISFSDDEKQLYLKTNEGFSGQMKIDHDLVVIHDPQPLPLIRFYEKTQPWVWRCHVDLSNPDANLWEFLKDFVLDYDRMVISHEEYRRRGMPMEQWICRPAIDPLSEKNRDLTDAEIAGLLEKYGVPIDKPLITQISRFDKWKDPEGVVDVFARVREHVDCRLVLCGSMAPDDPEGWAIYRSVEEKAREFIEAGDVILITAEDHLLVNALQRVSCVILQKSLREGFGLTVTEGLWKGRPVIASRVGGISLQIEDGETGFLLDPTDTEGFAWRIRQVLENPDLGERLGRAGKEHVRQNFLITRLLSDYLDMLSAELGVQNT; via the coding sequence ATGGCCTATATGGACGGAATAACCTGCATCTGCGAAAACGGCCGGACGCTCGAGGACCACCGGCCCATCGTCGGCGACGAAGTCATCTCCGGGATCTACCGCAAGGCGGCGGTTCTCCAGGGAAGACGGATCCTTCACGTGAACTCGACCTACCAGAGCGGCGGCGTGGCGGAGATGATCCTCTCGCTCGTTCCGCTCATGAACGACGTCGGGATCAGGACGCAGTGGAATATCCTGACCGGCGAGGGTGACTTCTTCACCATCACCAAGAACTTCCATAACGCGCTCCAGGGACAGGCGATATCGTTCTCGGACGATGAGAAGCAGCTCTACCTCAAAACGAACGAGGGCTTCTCCGGGCAGATGAAGATTGACCACGACCTTGTGGTCATCCACGACCCGCAGCCCCTGCCCCTGATCCGGTTCTACGAGAAGACCCAGCCCTGGGTCTGGCGGTGCCACGTCGATCTCTCGAACCCTGATGCGAACCTCTGGGAGTTCCTCAAGGACTTTGTCCTTGACTACGACCGGATGGTCATCTCGCACGAGGAGTACCGGCGCCGCGGGATGCCGATGGAGCAGTGGATCTGCCGCCCGGCGATCGACCCCCTCTCGGAGAAGAACCGCGATCTCACTGACGCGGAGATCGCAGGGCTTCTTGAGAAGTACGGCGTGCCGATAGACAAGCCGCTGATCACCCAGATCTCGCGGTTCGATAAGTGGAAGGACCCCGAGGGCGTCGTCGACGTCTTTGCCCGGGTACGCGAACACGTCGACTGCAGGCTGGTGCTCTGCGGGAGCATGGCTCCGGACGACCCCGAAGGCTGGGCGATCTACCGTAGCGTCGAGGAGAAGGCGCGGGAGTTCATCGAGGCCGGCGACGTCATCCTGATCACCGCCGAAGACCACCTGCTGGTCAACGCCCTGCAGCGAGTCTCGTGCGTCATCCTCCAGAAGTCGCTCCGCGAAGGGTTCGGTCTGACCGTCACCGAAGGACTCTGGAAAGGGCGTCCGGTCATCGCGTCCCGGGTCGGGGGCATATCGCTCCAGATCGAGGACGGGGAGACCGGTTTCCTCCTCGACCCGACTGATACCGAGGGATTTGCCTGGAGGATCCGGCAGGTTCTCGAGAATCCTGATCTCGGAGAGCGGCTCGGCCGGGCAGGCAAAGAGCACGTCCGGCAGAACTTCCTGATCACCCGTCTTCTCTCCGACTATCTGGACATGCTGAGCGCGGAGCTCGGCGTTCAGAATACATAA